The Brassica napus cultivar Da-Ae chromosome C7, Da-Ae, whole genome shotgun sequence genome has a segment encoding these proteins:
- the LOC106409874 gene encoding U-box domain-containing protein 35-like — MEYLALPPPSPSPSSFRTVFVALSGSRKSKYVVTWALEKFGPEGNVGFKLLHIHPRITCVPTPMGNTIPISEVREDVVTAYRQEILCQSELVLTPFKKMFEKRKVAVEVLVIESNNVAAAIAEEVIRNSTERLVIGSSSRRFFSRRVDLCSAISALMPNFCTVFVVSKGKLSSVRPGYLDANASIRDDTSSSSSRPISESTDGTSSAGDSSSSSISLPVRRLQHLTTAARQASAQMETNSVGSEVTMCMSMDVSRTNKSSMDTKSPSTPGLRDNEERKKAMSSSSSNLEYGNATHSRSSQQASSMCDNISEPSYTSNQLNLSFEVDKLKAELRHIQEMYAVAQTEIFDASRKLGEINQRRLEEARKLEEIKLKEYEAKELAEKEKQNFEKAKRDVESMREKVEKEIAQRREAERKAIRDSKEKEKLEGTLGTPQMQYQHFTWEEIVAATSSFSEEMKIGMGACGAVYKCNMHHTTAAVKVLHSPESRLSKEFQQELEILSKIRHPHLVLLLGACPEQGALVYEYMENGNLEDRLFQVNNTPPLPWFERIRIAWEVAAALVFLHKSKPKPIIHRDLKPANILLDHNFVSKVGDVGLSTMVQVDHLSTKYTIYKQTSPVGTISYMDPEYQRTGMISSKSDVYSFGIILLQLLTAKPPMALTHFVESAMDSDDGFLKILDRKAGNWPVEETRELTALALCCTELRGKDRPDLRDQVLPALESMKRVGEKARHSISGVPTQPPNHFLCPLLKVTLHNLRSLLLDVMNEPCVAADGYTYDRHAIEKWLVEHDTSPMTDSPLNNKDLLPNYTLFTAIMEWRSRLK; from the exons ATGGAATATCTCGCCcttcctcctccttctccttctccttcttcgtTTCGTACCGTCTTCGTGGCTCTTAGTGGGAGCAGGAAAAGCAAATATGTCGTTACATGGGCGCTCGAAAAATTTGGTCCAGAAGGAAATGTTGGCTTCAAGCTACTTCACATCCATCCAAGGATTACTTGTGTACCTACACCTA TGGGAAATACAATCCCTATTTCCGAGGTACGAGAGGATGTGGTAACTGCATACAGACAGGAAATACTGTGCCAGTCTGAACTGGTGCTTACACCTTTCAAGAAAATGTTCGAGAAGAGAAAG GTTGCAGTAGAAGTTCTTGTGATCGAGTCAAATAATGTGGCAGCCGCTATAGCTGAAGAAGTTATTCGGAATTCAACAGAAAGACTTGTCATTGGAAGCTCATCCCGAAGATTTTTCTCAAG GAGAGTTGATCTGTGCTCAGCCATATCAGCATTGATGCCAAACTTTTGTACAGTCTTTGTTGTTTCAAAAGGAAAATTGTCAAGCGTCCGGCCAGGATACTTAGACGCAAATGCAAGTATAAGAGATGATACCTCTAGCAGTTCTTCCCGTCCCATCTCAG AATCAACAGATGGAACTTCAAGTGCAGGTGACTCTTCCTCTAGTTCTATATCCCTTCCGGTAAGGAGATTGCAACATTTAACGACTGCTGCAAGACAAGCTTCAGCTCAAATGGAAACGAATTCTGTTGGCTCGGAAGTAACCATGTGCATGTCTATGGATGTTTCACGTACCAATAAAAGCAGCATGGATACTAAATCACCTTCGACTCCAGGGTTGAGAGATAATGAGGAAAGAAAAAAGGCAATGAGTTCTTCTTCTAGCAACCTTGAATATGGGAACGCCACTCACTCTCGTTCTTCTCAACAAGCTTCCAGCATGTGTGATAATATAAGTGAACCATCTTATACAAGTAACCAG CTAAACCTAAGCTTTGAGGTTGATAAGTTGAAAGCTGAGCTTAGACACATTCAAGAAATGTATGCCGTTGCTCAAACCGAAATCTTTGATGCTTCTCGAAAG CTTGGTGAGATTAACCAACGCCGGTTAGAAGAAGCCAGAAAGCTTGAAGAGATAAAGCTAAAGGAGTACGAAGCTAAAGAGTTGGCAGAAAAGGAAAAGCAGAACTTTGAAAAGGCGAAGCGAGATGTAGAGAGCATGAGAGAAAAAGTGGAGAAAGAAATAGCACAGAGAAGAGAAGCTGAGAGGAAAGCCATTCGTGATtctaaagagaaagagaagcttGAAGGCACACTTGGGACTCCCCAGATGCAATATCAACACTTCACTTGGGAAGAAATTGTGGCTGCAACTTCATCTTTCTCAGAGGAGATGAAGATCGGAATGGGAGCTTGTGGAGCTGTTTACAAGTGTAATATGCATCATACAACCGCAGCTGTCAAAGTTCTGCATTCCCCTGAAAGTCGTCTGTCCAAAGAATTCCAACAAGAG CTCGAAATCTTGAGTAAGATTCGGCACCCGCACTTGGTTCTCCTTCTAGGAGCATGCCCGGAGCAAGGAGCTTTAGTTTATGAGTACATGGAAAACGGTAACTTGGAGGACAGGCTATTCCAGGTCAACAACACTCCGCCACTCCCCTGGTTTGAGCGGATTAGGATCGCTTGGGAAGTCGCAGCGGCTCTTGTCTTCCTCCACAAATCAAAGCCTAAACCGATCATTCACCGTGATCTAAAACCAGCAAACATCTTACTTGATCACAACTTTGTCAGCAAAGTTGGAGACGTTGGACTCTCAACGATGGTTCAAGTCGATCATTTATCAACTAAGTACACTATATACAAACAAACAAGCCCTGTAGGGACGATAAGTTATATGGATCCTGAGTATCAACGTACAGGAATGATATCATCTAAGTCAGATGTTTATTCGTTTGGAATAATACTTCTTCAGCTTCTCACAGCAAAGCCGCCTATGGCTTTGACACATTTTGTTGAGAGTGCGATGGATAGTGACGATGGGTTTCTAAAGATCTTAGATCGGAAAGCGGGTAACTGGCCAGTTGAAGAGACCCGTGAGTTGACAGCATTGGCTTTGTGTTGCACTGAGCTACGAGGGAAAGATAGGCCTGATTTAAGAGATCAGGTTCTTCCGGCGCTTGAGAGCATGAAAAGAGTAGGTGAGAAGGCAAGACATTCAATCTCCGGGGTGCCAACACAGCCTCCAAATCATTTCCTTTGCCCCTTACTTAAGGTAACCCTACATAATCTTCGTTCTTTGTTATTG GACGTGATGAACGAGCCTTGCGTTGCAGCTGATGGATACACATATGACCGTCATGCGATAGAAAAGTGGCTTGTGGAGCACGACACGTCGCCGATGACTGATTCACCCTTAAATAACAAGGACCTTTTGCCCAACTATACTCTTTTTACAGCCATCATGGAGTGGAGGTCTAGACTGAAGTAA
- the LOC106411364 gene encoding GLABROUS1 enhancer-binding protein-like isoform X2, with amino-acid sequence MKRSRRFQEKKPRRCSRGCSARLTKSRCFKTLIDFNASKAQIVTKLQRCKKKFVNIVKNSLKRGKTEDQITYAKDLEQKTFELSRKIWGSDGVLPAKPRKKSKEVELLSTPKKEAEVETQKKVSVVDTHLSSSREMALFFKAENVSVLGLDESTVSAVWDMVGDGPKKREMEEKLKKLKAKQMELCLQRTSLVDYTAKMIFKNNASSSSS; translated from the exons ATGAAGAGGTCAAGAAGATTTCAGGAGAAGAAGCCAAGAAGATGTTCCAGAGGCTGTTCAGCGAGACTGACGAAATCGCGATGCTTCAAG ACGCTGATCGACTTCAACGCTTCCAAAGCTCAGATCGTTACGAAGCTCCAGAGGTGTAAGAAGAAGTTTGTGAATATAGTGAAGAACTCGCTTAAGAGAGGAAAGACTGAGGATCAGATCACATATGCCAAAGATCTTGAGCAGAAAACGTTCGAGCTGTCGAGAAAGATTTGGGGGAGTGATGGTGTGCTTCCTGCTAAACCGAGGAAGAAGTCGAAAGAGGTTGAGTTGCTTTCAACGCCTAAGAAAGAAGCAGAGGTGGAAACACAGAAGAAGGTGAGTGTTGTGGACACTCATCTATCATCTAGTAGAGAAATGGCGTTGTTCTTTAAGGCGGAGAATGTGAGTGTTTTGGGTTTGGATGAGTCTACTGTAAGTGCGGTTTGGGATATGGTTGGGGATGGGCCGAAGAAGAGGGAGATGGAGGagaagctgaagaagctaaAGGCTAAGCAGATGGAGCTGTGTTTGCAGAGAACTTCACTCGTGGACTACACTGCAAAGATGATATTCAAAAACAATgcatcttcctcctcttcatGA
- the LOC125590103 gene encoding QWRF motif-containing protein 7-like, with the protein MINQLQKDQRSLSKKMATTTTTTSRRVRPPSPNINRSRSTTSSISLPVSLNASFSSSGSSSSSTSPSNTSKRVMISRSQSITRSSRPNPESKEMIPARNSESRTHEVNNGRTREAFARYLEQRERGSPRSNASGKGVKPGASSPSAWALSPGRSVSTMKTSLSSSIPATSMCHTPPESPVSAAKMRTSGRGAVAGVLKYFKAQKKVSPVQEEEYHRFRLLHNRLIQLRFINARTEATMANLKVNVEDQLFWVWLRINKIRNYVVENLIEVQKLRQEIKLRQVLSLQMPLLNEWSKLDAKNLEALSKLTRKLHALSVRLPLLHGATVDVVAIHEEMVTAIEVMDEIEDIVIKFLPRQVEIILYEMTELLSMFKQELSYFEELEKSLFLIPVFAAKESSLKVHILQKIEEDRKSLQH; encoded by the exons ATGATCAATCAACTGCAAAAAGACCAAAGAAGTTTATCAAAGAAAATggcaaccaccaccaccaccactagtCGCAGAGTTCGGCCTCCGTCGCCGAATATTAACCGGAGCAGGAGTACAACCTCCTCGATCTCTCTTCCGGTGTCTTTAAATGCCTCATTCTCGTCTTCTGGTTCATCCTCTTCTTCCACTTCTCCCTCCAATACAAGCAAACGTGTGATGATAAGCAGATCACAATCCATAACGAGATCTTCCAGACCCAACCCGGAATCAAAAGAGATGATCCCGGCAAGGAACAGCGAGTCAAGAACTCACGAGGTGAACAACGGTAGAACCAGAGAGGCGTTTGCTCGCTACTTGGAGCAACGTGAGCGTGGTAGTCCTCGTAGTAACGCTTCAGGGAAAGGTGTAAAACCGGGAGCTAGCTCACCATCGGCATGGGCATTGTCCCCAGGGAGATCAGTTTCGACGATGAAAACTTCTTTGTCCAGTTCAATTCCGGCGACTTCAATGTGCCACACGCCGCCTGAGTCACCGGTAAGCGCGGCCAAGATGAGAACCAGTGGCCGTGGAGCCGTGGCAGGAGTTTTGAAATACTTTAAGGCTCAGAAGAAAGTATCTCCGGTTCAAGAGGAGGAGTATCACCGGTTTAGGCTTCTCCACAATAGATTAATTCAGTTAAGGTTTATTAATGCAAGAAcagaagctactatggctaaCCTTAAGGTCAATGTTGAG GATCAATTGTTTTGGGTTTGGCTTAGGATAAACAAAATTAGGAACTACGTAGTTGAAAATTTAATTGAAGTTCAAAAGCTACGTCAAGAAATCAAACTACGTCAAGTTCTGAGCCTTCAAATGCCTTTACTCAATGAATGGTCCAAGCTGGATGCAAAAAACTTGGAAGCGTTGAGCAAGCTAACTCGAAAACTGCATGCTTTGTCTGTTCGTTTACCCCTCCTACATGGTGCAACG GTAGATGTGGTGGCCATACATGAAGAAATGGTCACAGCTATAGAAGTCATGGATGAGATAGAAGACATTGTCATCAAGTTTCTCCCACGA CAGGTTGAAATAATCCTATATGAGATGACAGAATTGCTCAGCATGTTCAAACAAGAATTGTCATATTTTGAAGAGTTGGAGAAGAGCCTTTTCCTTATTCCCGTCTTTGcg GCGAAGGAGAGTAGCTTAAAGGTCCATATTCTCCAGAAGATTGAAGAAGATAGAAAATCTTTGCAACATTGA
- the BNAC07G39410D gene encoding uncharacterized protein BNAC07G39410D, producing MGIIRSSFTFLTGTVCGIYIAQNYNVPNIKTLGRCAVSKAKEIEELYRKPKSRDDA from the coding sequence atgggaaTAATAAGGAGCAGCTTCACATTCCTGACGGGAACAGTGTGCGGGATCTACATCGCTCAGAACTACAACGTTCCTAACATCAAAACCCTTGGTCGTTGCGCCGTCTCAAAGGCGAAGGAAATTGAGGAGCTATATCGCAAGCCCAAGAGCAGAGACGACGCTTGA
- the LOC106411364 gene encoding GLABROUS1 enhancer-binding protein-like isoform X1 produces the protein MAPKQTDKIENPPVASSSEEEEEEESGSSGEESNSSDDEAGDVQSKLTQKKPVAPPPPAKKPESDSEEESESDSDSEPATKTKPLNAVVTKPIPATLPESSTPKRSLKQADNEPKKKAKTSTTTEQAKKKPSTSAADEEVKKISGEEAKKMFQRLFSETDEIAMLQGFLDFTSTKGDPSENMDAFCDYVKTLIDFNASKAQIVTKLQRCKKKFVNIVKNSLKRGKTEDQITYAKDLEQKTFELSRKIWGSDGVLPAKPRKKSKEVELLSTPKKEAEVETQKKVSVVDTHLSSSREMALFFKAENVSVLGLDESTVSAVWDMVGDGPKKREMEEKLKKLKAKQMELCLQRTSLVDYTAKMIFKNNASSSSS, from the coding sequence ATGGCACCGAAGCAGACGGACAAGATCGAGAACCCTCCAGTTGCATCTTCCagcgaagaggaagaagaagaagagtctgGTTCATCTGGAGAAGAATCCAACTCTTCCGATGACGAAGCCGGCGATGTCCAGTCCAAACTCACTCAGAAGAAACCTGTTGCCCCTCCTCCTCCTGCCAAGAAGCCTGAATCCGACTCCGAAGAAGAATCAGAATCCGACTCAGACTCCGAGCCTGCGACCAAAACCAAGCCTCTCAACGCTGTCGTGACCAAACCGATCCCAGCGACTCTACCCGAGAGCTCTACACCAAAGCGTTCTCTGAAGCAAGCGGATAACGAGCCTAAGAAGAAGGCGAAGACATCAACCACAACtgagcaagccaagaagaagcCCTCAACATCAGCAGCAGATGAAGAGGTCAAGAAGATTTCAGGAGAAGAAGCCAAGAAGATGTTCCAGAGGCTGTTCAGCGAGACTGACGAAATCGCGATGCTTCAAGGCTTTCTTGACTTCACTTCAACTAAAGGAGACCCTTCCGAGAACATGGACGCCTTCTGCGATTACGTCAAGACGCTGATCGACTTCAACGCTTCCAAAGCTCAGATCGTTACGAAGCTCCAGAGGTGTAAGAAGAAGTTTGTGAATATAGTGAAGAACTCGCTTAAGAGAGGAAAGACTGAGGATCAGATCACATATGCCAAAGATCTTGAGCAGAAAACGTTCGAGCTGTCGAGAAAGATTTGGGGGAGTGATGGTGTGCTTCCTGCTAAACCGAGGAAGAAGTCGAAAGAGGTTGAGTTGCTTTCAACGCCTAAGAAAGAAGCAGAGGTGGAAACACAGAAGAAGGTGAGTGTTGTGGACACTCATCTATCATCTAGTAGAGAAATGGCGTTGTTCTTTAAGGCGGAGAATGTGAGTGTTTTGGGTTTGGATGAGTCTACTGTAAGTGCGGTTTGGGATATGGTTGGGGATGGGCCGAAGAAGAGGGAGATGGAGGagaagctgaagaagctaaAGGCTAAGCAGATGGAGCTGTGTTTGCAGAGAACTTCACTCGTGGACTACACTGCAAAGATGATATTCAAAAACAATgcatcttcctcctcttcatGA
- the LOC106407644 gene encoding oleosin Bn-V produces the protein MTDTARTHHDITTRDQYPLISRDRDQYGMIGRDQYNMSGQNYSKSRQIAKATTAVTAGGSLLVLSSLTLVGTVIALIVATPLLVIFSPILVPALITVALLITGFLSSGGFGIAAITVFSWIYKYATGEHPQGSDKLDSARMKLGSKAQDMKDRAYYYGQQHTGEEHDRDRDHRTDRDRTRGTQHTT, from the exons ATGACGGATACAGCTAGAACCCATCACGATATCACCACCCGAGATCAGTATCCATTGATTAGCCGAGACCGAGACCAGTATGGGATGATTGGTCGGGACCAGTACAATATGTCCGGCCAAAACTACTCCAAGTCTAGGCAGATTGCTAAAGCTACCACTGCAGTCACCGCAGGTGGATCTCTCCTTGTTCTCTCCAGTCTCACCCTTGTGGGAACGGTCATTGCATTGATTGTTGCCACTCCACTGCTTGTTATCTTTAGCCCAATCCTAGTCCCCGCTCTCATCACCGTCGCACTGCTGATCACCGGCTTTCTCTCCTCTGGTGGATTTGGCATTGCAGCTATAACGGTCTTCTCTTGGATCTACAA GTATGCAACGGGAGAGCACCCACAGGGGTCAGATAAGTTGGACAGTGCAAGGATGAAGCTGGGAAGCAAGGCTCAGGATATGAAGGACAGAGCTTACTACTATGGACAACAACATACAGGTGAGGAACACGATCGGGACCGTGACCACCGCACCGACCGTGACCGCACCCGGGGAACCCAACACACTACTTAA
- the LOC106411335 gene encoding superoxide dismutase [Fe] 1, chloroplastic-like → MAASSAVTADYVLKPPPYSLDALEPFMSRQTLEFHWGKHHRAYVDNLKKQVLGSDLEGKTLDHIILNTYNNGDLLPAFNNAAQAWNHEFFWESMKPGGGGKPSGELLALLERDFTSYEKFYDEFNAAAATQFGAGWAWLAYADNKLKVMKTPNAVNPLVLGSFPLLTIDVWEHAYYLDFQNRRPDYIKTFMNNLVSWEAVSSRLHAAKAASSSSA, encoded by the exons ATGGCTGCTTCAAGTGCTGTAACCGCTGACTACGTTCTCAAGCCACCTCCATACTCTCTG GATGCTTTGGAGCCGTTTATGAGCCGACAAACTCTGGAGTTTCACTGGGGCAAGCATCACAGGGCTTACGTGGACAACCTCAAGAAACAGGTTCTTGGATCCGATCTTGAAGGCAAGACCTTAGACCACATCATCCTCAACACTTACAACAATGGCGACCTACTCCCTGCTTTCAACAACGCTGCTCAG GCATGGAACCACGAGTTCTTCTGGGAATCAATGAAACCAGGTGGTGGTGGAAAACCATCAGGAGAGCTTCTTGCTCTGCTTGAAAGAGATTTCACTTCTTATGAGAAGTTTTATGATGAGTTCAATGCTGCTGCTGCCACTCAATTCGGAGCTGGCTGGGCCTGGCTTGCTT aCGCAGATAACAAACTCAAAGTAATGAAAACTCCAAATGCTGTGAATCCCCTTGTGCTTGGTTCTTTT CCATTGCTTACCATTGACGTCTGGGAG CATGCTTACTATCTAGACTTTCAG AATCGAAGACCGGATTACATAAAGACATTCATGAACAATCTTGTGTCTTGGGAAGCTGTTAGTTCCAGACTTCACGCTGCCAAGgctgcttcttcctcttctgctTAA
- the LOC106411227 gene encoding ATP-dependent DNA helicase SRS2-like protein At4g25120, whose product MENHPPNRGMWNQEHSHTTRISQCFRIAKRLSENAANSSTPFPKRSKESMGSESTSHHSSFKRTPLMELSANTPPHKRFKPGFESSHVGMSIPAPDFSLDKEVLDASRSEVSADDRVSSDPFVTPLKDESERVTLSYGGGCSTSSLLDDEIDDSILEEIDAICEQSVRKAACQTPDTSMTEAPSRDYQSNSSLLDDELDDSVLEEIDAICEQSARKIACQTPSTSMTQTPSKDNKSSDLEGGLDSRGVKMSEPDSEVKLEYEEATVAADPALITSMPEECSKYMQSLNDRQRDAACSDISTPLMVIAGPGSGKTSTMVGRVLVLLNEGLQPSNILAMTFTTAATAEMRERIGKSAGKKAAKEITISTFHSFSLQLCRMHADKLQRTSEFSVYGHGQQRRAIIEATRLYEVGKNGSSTSGACESAEGQSGAGAGAVCPEYAKDRSKKWQKYVTQAKASGRTPEECRKMGNEIGAKILGNYSDILKACDALDYHDLISCSVTLLSDFPEVFKECQDTWKAIIVDEFQDTSTMQYKLLRMLGSHNHITIVGDDDQSIFGFNGADSSGFDSFRRNFPNYKEVRLIKNYRSSRHIVEAASSIIKNNTKRCQSKSISSENSQGSKITVKECHNEEAQCAFVIDKIIEITNDASTPCCSHGDIAILYRRQVSGKVFQNAFRQRKIPFNVHGVAFYRKKVVRIILAMLRTTFSECDDLSYRRVFKALLPFEKEEKKRVIDHIDKISTSRKCSFISAATDIFSAKISGTFKRNQLTQGRKVLQTLNMVAKLVDREQSLSAVVTCVANMIPQKYLLEQRAVVDNDGGKLLNEDNDLRSVLQYLMDDVAEFLSTHCTTTGEEVDAVKEKKGCNQLNSFINYISERETENFRLRRHDNQNSVTLTTIHQSKGLEWDVVFIIKANDNEIPLLHESNGTASEGGTSLEEERRLLYVAMTRARKKLFFLYVTVDSNWQVLQPSRFLKEIPSHLLQGDLSTNDCRKVHQNLPNKTEQSVSDFGTELKHEDNKPTDNNMMNIPVDDATEESIEAACALNGNNFLKRFDVEVRSVVSHLFHIWAKKQAFQDPKRLIDKVRFVIGERLAIKKEKHKDVLRALKSSLTSDEAFQYAEHVLRWEQLPADTRAHIMREKQEHFQKLRIENSMGTSEATSKQISFLHSLGCTVVPTSRLHASRLIEQYKSL is encoded by the exons ATGGAGAATCACCCGCCGAACAGAGGAATGTGGAATCAAGAGCACAGTCATACGACTCGGATCTCTCAGTGCTTCAGGATCGCGAAAAGGCTATCTGAGAATGCAGCTAACTCCTCCACTCCTTTTCCTAAAAG AAGCAAGGAATCGATGGGTAGTGAATCCACTTCTCACCATTCTAGCTTCAAAAGGACCCCTCTTATGGAGTTATCAGCGAATACACCTCCTCACAAACGCTTTAAACCAGGGTTCGAGTCATCTCATGTTGGTATGAGCATCCCTGCTCCTGATTTTAGTCTGGATAAGGAGGTCTTAGATGCATCTCGTTCTGAGGTTTCTGCGGATGACAGAGTTTCATCAGACCCATTTGTAACTCCTCTGAAAGATGAGTCAGAAAGAGTTACACTAAGCTATGGTGGTGGTTGCTCTACTTCTTCGCTTCTTGATGATGAGATTGATGATTCCATTTTGGAAGAGATTGACGCTATCTGTGAGCAGTCAGTGAGAAAAGCAGCGTGTCAAACTCCAGATACCAGCATGACTGAGGCTCCTTCCAGAGATTATCAGAGCAATTCTTCACTTCTTGATGATGAACTTGATGATTCCGTTTTGGAGGAGATTGACGCTATCTGTGAACAGTCAGCGAGGAAAATTGCATGTCAAACTCCAAGTACCAGCATGACTCAGACACCGTCTAAAGATAATAAGAGCAGTGACCTTGAGGGTGGATTGGATTCTAGGGGTGTTAAAATGTCTGAGCCAGACTCCGAGGTCAAGTTAGAGTATGAAGAGGCTACCGTTGCTGCTGATCCTGCATTGATCACTAGCATGCCTGAGGAGTGTTCAAAATATATGCAGTCTTTGAATGATAGACAGCGTGATGCTGCCTGTAGTGATATTTCAACTCCTTTAATGGTTATTGCTGGTCCTGGAAGTGGAAAG ACTTCCACCATGGTTGGCCGTGTCTTAGTGTTGCTCAATGAG GGTCTACAGCCATCAAATATCCTTGCAATGACTTTCACTACAGCGGCAACCGCTGAGATGAGAGAGCGCATAGGAAAATCTGCTGGAAAGAAAGCAGCCAAAGAAATAACAATCAGCACATTCCATTCATTTTCCTTGCAGCTTTGCCGGATGCACGCAGACAA GTTACAACGTACATCTGAATTTTCAGTGTATGGACATGGGCAACAAAGAAGAGCAATTATTGAAGCAACGCGTTTATATGAGGTGGGGAAGAACGGAAGCAGTACATCCGGTGCATGTGAATCTGCGGAAGGTCAGAGTGGAGCCGGTGCTGGAGCAGTGTGTCCTGAATATGCCAAGGATAGATCAAAGAAATGGCAAAAATATGTGACCCAG gCAAAGGCTTCCGGTAGAACTCCGGAGGAGTGCCGTAAGATGGGCAATGAGATAGGA GCAAAAATTCTTGGAAACTACAGTGATATCCTTAAAGCTTGTGATGCTCTGGACTATCATGATTTGATTAGTTGTTCGGTCACCCTGCTCTCCGACTTTCCTGAAG TATTTAAGGAATGCCAAGATACCTGGAAAGCCATCATAGTTGATGAATTCCAGGACACTAGCACAATGCAGTACAAGCTTCTACGAATGCTAGGATCTCATAATCACATAACTattgttggtgatgatgatcaG TCCATCTTCGGTTTTAACGGGGCGGACAGTTCAGGATTTGATTCATTTCGCCGAAATTTCCCAAATTACAAAGAG GTCCGACTGATAAAAAACTATCGTTCTTCCCGCCATATTGTGGAAGCTGCATCTTCTATTATAAAAAACAATACGAAGCGGTGCCAATCTAAAAGCATATCGTCTGAAAACTCTCAGGGATCTAAG ATTACTGTCAAGGAATGCCATAACGAGGAAGCACAGTGTGCATTTGTTATTGACAAAATAATTGAAATCACGAATGATGCCTCAACACCTTGTTGCTCCCATGGAGATATTGCCATCTTGTATAGGAGGCAG GTGTCAGGTAAAGTCTTTCAAAATGCATTCCGGCAGAGGAAAATACCATTCAACGTTCATGGTGTCGCTTTCTACAGGAAAAAG GTTGTACGGATCATTTTGGCCATGCTGAGAACAACATTTTCCGAATGTGATGATCTTTCGTATCGACGAGTGTTTAAGGCATTACTTCCTTTTGAGAAAGAGGAAAAGAAAAGG GTTATAGATCATATTGACAAAATTTCCACTAGTAGGAAATGCAGCTTCATTTCAGCTGCAACTGATATCTTCAGTGCCAAAATTTCTGGTACCTTCAAGAG GAACCAGCTTACCCAGGGACGTAAAGTGTTGCAAACTCTTAACATGGTAGCAAAGCTGGTTGATAGG GAACAATCACTTTCAGCTGTAGTAACATGTGTGGCAAATATGATACCACAG AAATACCTTCTTGAGCAACGAGCAGTTGTGGATAACGATGGGGGAAAACTGCTTAATGAAGACAACGATCTTAGATCT GTTCTCCAGTACTTAATGGATGATGTAGCGGAGTTTCTTTCCACTCATTGCACCACAACTGGAGAAGAAGTGGATGCAGTCAAAGAAAAGAAAGGCTGCAATCAACTTAACTCATTTATCAACTATATCTCTGAGCGCGAAACTGAAAATTTTCGTCTAAGAAGACATGACAATCAAAATTCTGTCACATTAACCACCATTCATCAG TCTAAAGGTTTGGAGTGGGACGTAGTTTTCATAATCAAG GCTAATGATAACGAGATTCCCCTATTGCATGAGTCTAACGGTACTGCATCGGAGGGTGGAACATCACTTGAG GAAGAGCGTCGCCTTCTGTATGTTGCTATGACTCGTGCTCGCaagaaattatttttcttgtacGTGACAGTGGATTCGAACTGGCAG GTGCTCCAACCCTCACGGTTTCTTAAAGAGATTCCGAGCCATCTTCTACAG GGAGACCTGAGCACAAATGACTGCAGAAAAGTTCATCAAAACCTTCCAAACAAGACTGAGCAGAGTGTGTCCGATTTTGGAACAGAATTAAAGCATGAAGATAATAAACCAACCGATAACAATATGATGAACATTCCAGTAGATGATGCTACCGAGGAGTCAATAGAAGCCGCATGTGCACTCAATGGGAACAATTTTCTTAAGAG ATTTGATGTGGAGGTTAGATCAGTTGTCTCTCACTTATTTCACATCTGGGCTAAGAAACAAGCATTCCAGGACCCGAAGAGGCTGATTGACAAA GTAAGGTTTGTGATTGGTGAACGTTTGGCCATCAAGAAGGAGAAGCACAAG GATGTCTTACGAGCACTTAAATCATCATTGACTTCCGATGAAGCGTTCCAATACGCAGAACAT GTACTTAGGTGGGAACAACTTCCTGCAGACACACGAGCTCATATAATGCGAGAGAAACAG GAGCATTTCCAGAAACTCAGAATTGAAAATTCAATGGGCACATCGGAAGCAACAAGTAAACAG ATCTCGTTTCTGCATAGTCTAGGATGCACGGTGGTCCCAACATCACGTCTTCATGCCTCCCGTTTGATCGAGCAGTACAAATCATTGTGA